The DNA segment AGATGATCAAGACGGGACTCGCGCGGAACGGCCGCCATGCCCTGGACATCATGGCCAAGGGCCTGCAAGGACTCGGGCCTCGGGCTGATGACATCGCCGACACTTTCAACGAGTACTCCACGATCTTCCGCAACGTCGGCCTAGATGGGCAGACCGCGATGGGGCTGATCCGGCAGGGCATGCTCGCGGGCGCTCGCGACACAGACGTTGTCGCCGACAGCGTCAAGGAGTTCACGATCGAGGCCGTCGCGGGCGGCGAACGTGTCAGGACCGGGTTCGAGTCGCTGGGCCTGTCGGCCGACGACATGGTCAACAAGTTCGCCGCGGGCGGGCCGACAGCGGCGAAGGCCTTCGACACGGTCCTGGACAAACTGCGCGGCATCGAGGACCCGGCGAAGCGCAACGCCGTGGCGATCGAACTCTTCGGCACGAAGGCCGAAGACATGGGAGATGCGCTCTACGCCCTAGACCCGTCCGAGGCAGTGAAGGAACTCGGTGAGGTCGGCGGCGCCGCCGAGAAGATGGGCAACGCCCTCCGCGACAACGCCGGATCCCGTCTGGAGGCCTTCAAGCGGGGCATGCAGCAGAACCTTGTCGAGTTCCTCGGGGGTCCCGTCCTGGGATCGATCGCCAAGGTACGCACAGGGCTCGGCCGGATTTGGGACGAGGCGGGAAAGGGCGGCACGGAAGGTGCCGACCGGGTAGTCGCGTTCTTCGGGCTGGTCGGCCAGCGGCTGTTGGCCAAGGCGCGGGAGCTCGGGCCGAAGTTCATCACGGGTCTGTCGCAGGCTGGCCAGAAGGTCGCCGAGTTCATCACCTCCAATCCTGAGGCGGCCCTGAAGTTGTCGCTGATCGCCGCCGCGATCGTTGGCGCGCTCATGCTGCTGCCGGTGCTAGTGGCTGGCGCTATCGCCGCGTCCGCGACGCTCATGATGGTGTCCTTCGTCCAGAAGCTGATCAGCAGTCTGAACGAGAACCTCACGAAGTGGTGGGCCGCGTTCACCGCCTGGGTCAGCAGGAAGGCGGTCGAAGCGCCCGCCGTGTTCAACGCGGTCGGCACAGCGATCGGCGCCTGGTTCTCCAGCCTGTGGTCCCGCTACATTGCCGGGCCGGTCAGCCGCCAGTGGGACTCGTGGATGACCTCCGTTCGAGGGCTACCCGGCCGGGCCGTGGCTGCCCTCAACCCGCTCGGAACGAACCTGACCGCCGTAGCGTCGCGGGCCTGGCAGCAGTTCAAGGACAGCGCCGCAAGGAAGGGCGCGGAGTTCGTCTCCTGGGTCCGGGGGCTGCCCAGGAGGATCGCGAGCAACCTCGGTTCGATGGGCTCCCTGCTCAGCCCTCAGGGCCGCGCAGTCGTTCAAGGCCTGTGGTCGGGCATCAGTTCCATGGGCGGCTGGCTTCGTAGCCGGATCATGGGCTGGGCGCGTTCTGCGATCCCGGGCCCCATCGCCAAGGCGCTGGGTATCGCCTCGCCGTCGAAGGTGACGACGGCGCAGGGTCGTTGGATCGCCCGCGGCCTCGTCGCGGGCCTGACCGGCACGCAGAAGCAGGTCCGCGCGGCCAGCTACAAACTCGTCGACATCGTCCGCGACTCGCTGGGCGGCAAGCGGCTACGCAACGCCCTCAAGACGATCAACAAGGGCGCCGGGAAACTGGACTGGCTCGCCGGATGGGACGCGAAACTTGCCGGGCAGCTGAAGACCGCCCGCAAGAAGGTCGACGACCTGGTCAAGGCCCGCGACAAGCTCGCCGCGGACGTCCGCAAGGGCGTCCTCGACAGCGCGAACATCACCCAGCAGGACGCGGGTGGTTGGCCGCAGACCGCCGAGTCGATTCTCGCCGGGCTGAAGCAGGACACCGCAGCCGCGCAGACGTTTGCCAAGAACCTGGCCGCGCTGCGGAAGAAGGGTGTGAGCGGCGACCTCGTCGCGCAGATCGCCCAGGCCGGAGTGGACGGCGGTTCGGCGGCAGCGGCTGCCCTCGCGAACGCCAACCAGGGGCAGATCAAGCAGATCAACGCCCAGCAGAGGATGCTCGTCACGGCGGCCGGCCAGGCCGGAAGCACGGCGGGCAACGCGATGTACGGGGCGGGCGTTGAGGCGGCCCGCGGTTTGGTGAAGGGTCTGGCGGCACACCAGAAGCAGATCGAGAAGCAGATGCTCACGATCGCGAAGGGCATGTCCAAGAGCATCCGCAAGGCTCTGGGGATCAAGTCGCCGTCGCGGGTCATGGCGCTGGTCGGCCGGTACACGGCGCAGGGCCTGGTCAAGGGTGTCGCTGCGGAGAGGTCTGCCGTGAACAGTGCCATGGCCTCGCTGGTGGACACGCCCGCGCCGGGTTCGTGGGACACCGCGTCCTCGAGCGCGCGGAGGGCTGCTTCTCAGCGCATCGTGCTGGAGATGCGGTCGTCGGGCCGGGGCGAGGACGACTACTTGATGGAACGCATGCGGCGCGGCATCCGACGGAAGGCCGGCGGCGACGTCGACTACGCGCTCGCGGGAAGGAGGAGGGGCTGATGCCGTTTCCCGAGGATGCGCTCGGCGTCACGACCGAACTCGGCATCGGGGGCGTGCTGACCGACGTCACGCAGTATGCGATGGCGCGGGACATCATCACCCACACCCGCGGCAAGACGGCGGAGGGGCAGGCGCCGGACCCGGCCTCCTGCTCCCTCACCTTGAAAAGCCCGGACGGCCTCTTCTCCCCGCGCAACCCTCGCTCGCCGTACTACGGGCTCATCGGCCGCAATACGCCGATGAGGGTGAGCGTGCGGGCGGGCGCGGCACGGCTCCTCCTGCCCGACGACGCGCCCGGCGCACGGGCCTCCACGCCCAGCGTCACGGCTCTGAACATCGCCGGGAACCTGGACGCCAGGGTCGAGGTGTCGCTGCTCAACTGGCAGACCGGCATCGAGGTTGAGGTTTTCGGCAAGTACGTCACGACCGGCAATCAGCGGTCGTGGCAGCTGTCCGTGGCAGGCAACGGTGCTCTGAGCCTGCGGGCCTCCACGGACGGCAACTCCGTGGTCTCCTTCCTGTCCACCGCTCTCGTCCCGGTGCCTCCGTCGGGGCGCCTGGCGCTGCGTGTCACCCGCGACAACACGACGGGCACCGTGACCTTCTACACGGCGCCCTTGATCAGCGGCACGTGGAGCCAGCTCGGGTCGGCGGTGGCCACGCCGGCCGGGGCCATCTTCGCCTCGACGGCGCCGCTCGTCGTCGGTGAGCTCACGGACCTTCAGTTCGTGGGCGCGATGGGCAGCGTGTACGCCGCGCAGCTCCGCAATGGCATCGGCGGCACGCTGGTCGCCAGCGTGGACTTCACTGCGCAGACCATCGGTGCGACCTCGTTCGTGGACGCCACCGGGCTGACGTGGACGCTGTCGAACGGCGCCGCGATCAGCAACAAGCGGGTGCGCTTCCACGGCGAGTACTCGGACTGGCCGGATCGGTGGAGCGGCGCAGGGAGGCTGATCACCGTTGAGGGCGCGGGTGCGGGTCTCCTGCGCCGCCTCAACCAGGGCAAGAAGCCCCTCGCGAGTACCTTGAGACGACGGGTCCCCTCGTTCAGTCCGGTGGCCTACTGGCCCATGGAGGAGGGGTCCGACGCGACGCAGGCCTACAGCCCCATTTCCGGAGTGCGGGTGCTCAAGGCGAGCGGCTTCGACTGGGCGGCGGACGACACCTTGCCGGGGTCTTCACCGCTGCCCGTCCTGCAGACCGGTGGCAAGTTCGCAGCACCTGTCCCGGCAGCCGCGGCCGGCACGTGGCAGGTGGAGCTGGTGTACAACCTCGCGACGATGCCCGTGGCGGAGACGACCCTCTTTGAGGTGCGCTCCGCGGGGACGGCGCGGCGTGTCCGGGTGCGCGTGGCCACCAACCTAGTGCGCATCGAGGGCCTGGACGCCGACGACCAGCAAGTCTTCATGGACTTCAGCACGGCACCTCAGTTCACCGGGGCGTGGAATCGTCTCCAGATCAGGGCAGTTCAGAGCGGTGGCAATGTCCAGTACTCCGCTCGGTGGATCATCATCGGCGGTACGGGTTTTACCGTGGCCGCGACCATCGCCGCCTCGCCGGGCTACGTCACCGAAGTGCGGAGTGACTTCGGCGCGGGCCTCGACGGGATGAGCTTCGGTCACCTCGCCGTCTTCACCCAGGAGACGGACCAGCCCTTCAACGCTGCTGACCAGGCCTTCGCCGGAGAGGAAGCGGGCACCCGCCTGCGGCGCCTCTCCGTCGAATCGGGGATCCCTATCTCGGTGAGCGGAGTGATCTCCGATCAGGCGCGTGTGGGTCCTCAGCGGCCCGGCACGCTTCTGGAGCTGCTGGAGCAGTGTGCGGCGGCCGACGGCGGCATCCTCGTCGAGGACAAGGAGAAGGTGGGCCTGCGCTACCGGGGCCGGGCCAGTCAGTACAACCAGGCGCCGGCGCTCACTCTGGCGTACGGCTCGAGAGAGCTCGCCCACATCGAGCCCGAGCCCGACGATGTGGATGTCCGCAATGACGTGACGGTCAACCGGGTCGGGGGCTCATCCGGGCAAGCCGAGCTGCTCGTCGGGCCGCTGTCGGTCCAGGATCCGCCGGACGGGATCGGCCGGTACGACGACAGCGTGGACCTCAACCTCTACGACGACTCCCAAGCCGAGCCCATGGCCGCCTGGCTGCTCCACCTCGGGACATGGGACGAGGCCCGCTACCCGTCCGTCACCGTCCGTCTGCACCGCGCGCCGGAGCTGATCCCTGCTGTCCTGGACCTCAGCGAGGGAGACCTGATCCGCATCACGGATCTCCCCGACTGGCTGCCGCCCGGGCCGCTCGATCTGCTGGTGGTCGGCTACACGGAGCGCCTGGGCATCCACACGTGGGAGATCGATTTCGTCTGTGCTCCGGCCGGCCCGTATCAGGTGGGCGCGGTCGGCTTGCTGGAGAACTTCAGCGACAGCAACTTCGCATTCCCGATCACCGCGGGCGGGAACCTCCCATGGACGCGGTCCCAGGCTCACTACAACTCGGGCACGTGGTCGCTGCGGTCCGGAGCCATCAGCAACAACCAGACCTCGGACGCCATCGTGACTGTCCCGGCCGGAGCCACGGCCCTGACGTTCTGGTACTGGACGTCATCCGAGGCGGCCGGGACTGGCTTCGACGGCGACCGGCTCCTGGTCCTCGTCGACGGCGTGCAAGTCCTGCGCGCGCAGGGCACCACACCGTGGACGCAGACCACGATCGACGTCACTGGCAAGGCCACGGTCACCTTCCGGTATGCCAAGGACAACAGCACAGCCTCGGGCGAGGACGCCGTCTACATCGACGACCTCCTGTTCACAGTGCCAGCGCCGAGCCGAGTGGACGCCAACCCAGGCGGCTCGACACTGCAAGCCGCGGCAACGGACGCGGCAACGTCTCTGACGGTCCACACTCCGGCCAGGGGGCAGATGGGGCCCGCCCCGTGGATCACATCCGCCGGGCCGGAGCCGACCTACCCTGGGATGTTCCCGATTCCGGTCCGGATTGCGGGCGAGGAGCTGTCGGTGTCCGGGATCCGCCCGTGGGCGTACGACGCTTTCCAGCGGTCCGTCGCTGCTGGCGGCTGGGGGACGGGCACGGATGGCCAGGCGTGGACGCTGGTCGGTGGTGCGGCGTCGGAGCGGTCGGTCAATGGTGCGCGGGGTGTGGTGGGCTTGCCTTCAGCGCCTTCCACGATCCGCTTCCAGACCCTGCCGGGGGCGATCGGTGACTGCGAGATCCGCTGCCGCATGTCGGTGTCGGCGGTCGCGACGGGCGCGGCGTTCATCCCAGCGGTGCTGCTGCGTTACGCGGGGACGGGCGACTACTACCGGGCGCGCGTGCATTTCGGTCTGTCGGGTGCGATGCAGGTGTCGGTGGCGCGGGACGTCACGCAGATTGGGTCGGCCGTCACGCTGCCGTTCACCTACGCCGCGGCGGATGAGTTCGAGGTGCGGGTGCGGCTGACTGGGCACCTGGTGCAGGTTCGCGTGTGGCCGATTGGCTCGCTGGAGCCGTCGGTGTGGCACACGGCGGAGACGGTGGTCTCGTCTCCGGTCGCCTCCGGCCTGGTCGGCGTGGCCGCTTCAGCGTTCGGTGGGAACACCAACGTGGCGCCGAACGTGCTGTTCGACGAGTTCGTGGTTGTCACTCCCCAGGCCTGGACCGTGGCCCGGGCCAGCAACGGGGTCAGCAAGAGCCAGCTCGCCGGCGCGGAAGTCCGCGTCGCACGCCCAGCGGTTGTGGCCCTGTGAGAGAGGAGATGCGCCGTGCCGTTTGAGCCTTGGCTGCCCGGCATGATCGTGACGGAGGAGCGGCTGGCGTCCATCAGCCCGACGTGGCAGGACTGGGTCCCGGTGTGGACCACCTCGTCCGGCGCGAACACACCCAGCTTCAGCAACGCGTCGGTCTCCGCGAGGTTCGCGCAGTCCGCCCTCAAGGTGTCCTTCCGGATGGAGATCGCCTTCGGGTCGACCACCAACTTCGGCGGGGGCGGGAGCGGCGACAACTGGCGCTTCAGCCTGCCCGTGGCCGCTGCGGGAGCCGCACTGTGCGTTGGCTACGGCGAGATCTCCGACTCCAGCGCGGGCCTCGGCTCCCGGATGGGTGTGCGCGTCCGCCTGACGACGACCACGACGATGGAGATCGAGATGGCGTCGGCCCGGATCGACGCGGCCGCGGTCTCCGGCGTCGGCCTGATCGATGCGGTATCGCCGTGGACCTGGGCGACGTCCGACACGATCCGCGTGTTCGGCGAATACGAGGCTGCGGCCTGAGCAAGGGGAGGGCCCGATGGAGGTTCCGTACGTGGAGGTTCGGGCGTACGACGTGACGAACCCGGAGGCGTCTTGCGTGGTGCGGCTGACCGTGGCCACTGAGGGCCTTCCGATCTCGGACGTGGGGGAGCAGGAAGTCGTGGACGCCGTGAAGGCAGTTTTCGCGCAGCAGCCGAACATCTCGGTGACCGCGTCCCGTTACTACATCGCCGCGACGCCCGTCTGACGTCCACCCCGAAGTTGCCCCGAGCCGTCTGGCCGGGGCTTTTCTATGCCCTGGAGGCACTCATGGCCCGTGAGCTCCATCCCGCTGTCGTGCAGATGCTCGGCAACTTCCGTTACCACCACCTCCCGGCCGCACTCCAGGAGGTGAGCCGGCCGTTCCACGACCTGGCGCACCGCCTCGCCGAGACGGTGACCGGGCCGGAGGCGACCAAAGCACTCGACGACCTGTGGAAGTCGAAGAACTGGGCGGTCGTGGCCGCCTCCAATAGAACAGGGGAGGGCAGCTGATGGCCTGGTACAAGGGGCGGTCCGGCTGGAGCTCCCGCCGGAGTCCAGCGACCAGCCGACGATCCGGGCGACGCAGCTGATCGCGCACAGCATCGTCGCGCCTTGGGACGAGCACCGGCTGTACGCCTACTGGAAAAACTCGACGTCTCTGGAGTCGCACTTCGGGCTGGACTTCGACGGCAGCCTGGGCCAGTACCTGTCTACAGCGACCCGGGCGGACGCGAACGCCGCGGCAAACCGACGCGCGGACGGGACCGGCGCCATCTCTGTCGAGACCGCGAGCAACACAAAGGCCTCCGACCCGTGGACGGACGAGCAGGTCGCCGAGCTCATCGACCTCGGGGTCTGGGCGCACCAGGAGCACGGAATCCCGCTGCGGATCTGCAAGACCTCGAGCGACCCGGGCTTCGGATACCACTCGCTACACACGGCCTGGTCCACGAACGGGACCGCGTGCCCGGGCAAGCTGCGCATCGCTCAGTTCCGCGAGCTCGTGTTCCCGGGGATCGTCGCCAAGGCGCAGAAGCCCGCGCCAGCGCCGACCAAGCCGACCAAGCCGGTGGTGAGCCTGGCCCACATCAGGGCAGCGCAGCAGCGGGACCCGGGCCTGCCCCAGGGCGGCACCACGTACAAGGCCGAGGGCCTGGTCGTCGAGACCGCCCTCTACAAGGCCGGCCTCCTGGCGAAGCGCTGGGTCGACGGCAGCTTGGGCTCCCGCACGCGACCGGCCGTGAGCGAGTGGCAGGAGCGGTGCGGCTTCCGCGGCCGCCAGCTCGGCCAGCCCGCCGACGGCTACTTCGGCAAGACCTCCCTGTCCCTCCTGGGGCAGCGGTACGGCTTCACTGTGAAGGGGTAACGCATGTTCACGAAGGCTTTCTGGAAGGCGACCGGCGAGCGCTCAGTGCGCACCTACGCTCAGGTCCTCGTCGGCTCGCTCGGCCTGGACACCCTCGGCATCATCAACGCGAACTGGAGCGAGGGCCTGGCGCTCGGGGCTGGCGCCGCGGTCCTCACCGTCCTCACCGCCGTGGCAACTTCCGGTGGCCCTGAGGGCCCGGGCCTGACCGAGACCGTGAGCCGCCAGTGACCGTCCCGGAGGCCTCGGTCGCCGTGGAGCTGGAGCGGCTCCGCGGTACGGTCGCCACGGGCTTCGCAGAGGTCAAGGGCTCGTTGGCGGTGCTCGTCGAGCGGTCGACCCGGACCGAGCGCGACGTGGCGCAGCTCCGCGAGGACACAGAGAAGGACCTCGACGAGCTCCGTGAGGATGTCGAGGCGTTGAAAAAGAATCGCTGGCCTCTAGCCGCGGTCGGCGCCTTGACGGGTGCAGCTGGCGCGGCCACGGGTGTGATCGCGCTCCTGACACGTTGATCTGGCCCCCTCCTGCCTGCGGGCGGGAGGGGGCCCTTTGTCGTGTCCAGATACTCTCGCAGCATGATTCGCGCTGTGATCTTCGACGTCGGCGAGTGCCTCGTAGATGAGACGACCGAGTACGGCACCTGGGCAGACTGGCTCGGCGTACCCCGCCACACTTTCGCCTCGGTGTTCGGGGCAGTCATCGCTCAAGGCCGCGACTACCGCGAGACCTTCCAGGAATTCCGGCCAGGCTTCGACCTCTACGAAGAGCGCGAGAAACGTGCCCAGGCCGGGAAGCCGGAGCACTTCGGCGAGGCCGACCTCTACCCAGACGTCCGCGACGCGCTCACCACCCTGCGCGCCGATGGCCTGTGGCTCGGCATCGCCGGGAACCAGACCGTCCGCGCGGGCCGCCTACTGCGGGATCTGTTCACCAACGACGTCGACCTGATCGGCACGTCCGACGACTGGGGAGCCTCGAAGCCCGACCGCGCATTCTTCGACCGCGTCGCCGAAGTCGTCCCCGCCGAGCCCGGCGAGATGCTCTACGTCGGAGACCGCGTCGACAACGACATCCGGCCCGCTGTCGCGGCCGGGATGCACACTGCGCTCGTGCACCGCGGGCCGTGGGCGACGATCCAGTGGAACACCGAGGAGGCGCAGAAACTGCCGACGTTCCGCGTCGACAGCCTCCTCGAGTTGTCCGGTGAGATCAGACAGTTCAACGCGCGAGAGCGCTGACCGTCGTAGACCACCCGTACAGGCGGTCGTCCAGCTCGCGTACGCATCGCTCGTGCTGGTGCGGCGCGAGCGCACGCCGTACTTCCCGAATACGGTCCATGCCCATCGCGTACCAGGTGCGCTCCAGCTGGTCGAGAGCGCGGATCCCGTACCCGCATGCCTCCTCAGGGTCCCCGGCCGCGGCCTCGACAGCGGCGAGGTCGCCGAGGACGACGGTCCGCTGCTTCTCTTCCGCGTCGAGAGCATCGAGGACGCCGAGCAGCGTGGTGCGGGCCTGCGGCAGATGTCCGGCGCGCAGCTCGGTGTTGCCCTTGAACGCAGCGAGGCGGATGGGGCTGAACCAGTCGAGCCACTCCGGAGTTTCGTGCTCGCTGCCTGCGCCGAGGAGGTCCTCGGCATGGCGGATCAGGTGCAATGCAGTACGCGTGTTGCCGCACCGGGTCTCGCATTCGGCCTCGACGGCGTCAAGCCACGCGAGGAGTTCAGCGGAGGCTGGGCCGCGACGGGCGTAGGTCCGGGCAGCGACCATTCGCTCGACCGCGATGTCCCGATCCGCCCGCCAGGCGGGGATGAACGCGGTGTGCGCGAGGACTGCACTGCCGAGCAGGGGGTCGTCGGCCTCACCCGCAGCCTGTAGCGCGAGCAGCAGGGTGTGGTCGGCCCGGTCGCCGTCCCGCATGTCGAAGAACTCAATGCGCCCCGCCAGCAGGTAGGACTCGGCGAGGGCCGCTGCGATGGTCCGTCGGGTGTGGCCGGCGGTCTCGGTCAGCAGAGCGCAGCCCAGGGTGGCGTGGGCTGTAGCCGCGGGGTGAAGGGTGGCGGGTGCGACAGACCAGTACAGGTGTCGGTGGGAGCGGGTGACGGCTTGGAAGTGGCCGGCCACGGAGGCCGGTTGTATGGCGCTTACTTCCCTTGGCACTGTTGCCAGACCGACCGCTGAGGCCGATGCAGCGAGGACGTTTCGCCGTCCCCGATCAACCTGAACGCCTGTGGGCGAGGTGAACCCGAGTGATTCCAGGTCCTGGCCGAGAAGCCGCGTGAGATCCTGGCCCACCTCTGGTTGTGGCCATGGGGGTGTGTCGGATTCCCAGCGTCGTACCTGCCGGACGCCGACGCCTAGGGCATCCGCCAAGGCCTGCTGGGAGTGGTACCCGGCCGCCACACGGGCGGACTTGAGGCGGGTGTTGCCTGCGGGCCGTGCCACTGCTGCACCTCCATGTCGCGCTCTGCAGCAAGTGTCACCGGAAGTCCTCTGTCTGGCTAGGTGTCACCCCAGGGCAGCAACGAAAGTCCTGTTTGATGCCGCGGAAAGACTTCTGCAAGTCCTCGAACCCCGGTTAGTTGAGGGCCAGTCTTGAACGCACCTGATCGCCTTTGGTGCCAAGGAGCCCGACGATGCCGACCAGCCGCTTACCCACAGCCGCAGGGTGCACCCTGTATCCCGCCGGGGAAGACTGGGACGCCATCCGCGTGCCGCGCAGCGTCGGCCTGGCCGCGATGGCCATCCTCGGCGCCCGCTGCGGTGCTGTGGTCGAGGACCCGCTCAGTACTGCCGTCTACTTCTTCACCCCTGTCGGTACTGCGTCCGCGTGGGAGGTGCAGAACACGCGCGCGCTGGGCTTCGACAGCGCCGTGACGATCCCGCCGGCGCGCCGTGTGGAGGGGCCGGGCGTGTACTGGCGGATGTGTCCGGGCGAGGACGGTTGGCTGACTGACCCCCAGGCGCTTGAGGCCGCCCTCGGTGACGCATTCGGTCCGCGGGTCGGCGCACAGATCGAGGCAGGTGTCGAAGCGTGAGCGGTCACCTGGTTCCGCACGAGCCTGCCGATTCTCCGGCCGAGCTCACCCCGACGACGTCGCACGGATGGTGTGCCTGGCATCAAGGCACCGCTCGAGGTGTGCGCCTCATCAGCGCCATCGAACAGGGATCGGGCCCGGGCACAGCAGCCCACCGCTTCGCGTGCAGGCCATGCCGCGAGGCCTACGACCTCACGCCGCTGGCCGACCAGCCATGACCTGGATACCCAAGCCCCCGGCGGCCGCCGAGCTCAACCGGGCGCAGTACTCGGGCTGGGCCTGTTGCTGGTGCGCCACGTCCCTGCTCGGAGTATCGGGCGTGATCTCCGCCGGGATCGCTGAGGGCCGCATGGGGGCTCACGTCCTGGACACCGAGGTGTACGCCTGCGGGCCACGCTGCCCCCAGCGCCCTCGCCGTCGCCCCCGCCCTGCCGGGCCGAGCCAGACCTGAGCGTTCAGGAAGGAGCAGTTGTGGAACGGGAGTGGGTCACCGGGGACTGCTGGCTCGGCTGTGAGCGCGTCGGCCTGTCGGTGCTCTTTCTCGGGCCGGTCCAGTGGGACGGCCAACACGCCCCGTTCTTCGCCTGCGATGACTGCTTGGGCCGCCTCATGCGCCAGGCGAAC comes from the Streptomyces sp. NBC_00443 genome and includes:
- a CDS encoding phage tail tape measure protein; its protein translation is MALTVGELNAILSVDDRAVNPALRRAEDAMRQTGQQMGDDAERAGQQAGQQLGEGLVRGADGRLRNARGQFVSSARRIGDDAGDALGDGLADGAGEGADDAVDQAGSKLEQLKAVAGGAALAAGAAAGALFISAFSEAMDQSKITARLGAQLGKTPAEAQRFGKIAGQLYSEAVTEDFQGAADAIRATMSSGLLPPAATTQQIKEISTQVSDLAGTFELDLGQAANAAGQMIKTGLARNGRHALDIMAKGLQGLGPRADDIADTFNEYSTIFRNVGLDGQTAMGLIRQGMLAGARDTDVVADSVKEFTIEAVAGGERVRTGFESLGLSADDMVNKFAAGGPTAAKAFDTVLDKLRGIEDPAKRNAVAIELFGTKAEDMGDALYALDPSEAVKELGEVGGAAEKMGNALRDNAGSRLEAFKRGMQQNLVEFLGGPVLGSIAKVRTGLGRIWDEAGKGGTEGADRVVAFFGLVGQRLLAKARELGPKFITGLSQAGQKVAEFITSNPEAALKLSLIAAAIVGALMLLPVLVAGAIAASATLMMVSFVQKLISSLNENLTKWWAAFTAWVSRKAVEAPAVFNAVGTAIGAWFSSLWSRYIAGPVSRQWDSWMTSVRGLPGRAVAALNPLGTNLTAVASRAWQQFKDSAARKGAEFVSWVRGLPRRIASNLGSMGSLLSPQGRAVVQGLWSGISSMGGWLRSRIMGWARSAIPGPIAKALGIASPSKVTTAQGRWIARGLVAGLTGTQKQVRAASYKLVDIVRDSLGGKRLRNALKTINKGAGKLDWLAGWDAKLAGQLKTARKKVDDLVKARDKLAADVRKGVLDSANITQQDAGGWPQTAESILAGLKQDTAAAQTFAKNLAALRKKGVSGDLVAQIAQAGVDGGSAAAAALANANQGQIKQINAQQRMLVTAAGQAGSTAGNAMYGAGVEAARGLVKGLAAHQKQIEKQMLTIAKGMSKSIRKALGIKSPSRVMALVGRYTAQGLVKGVAAERSAVNSAMASLVDTPAPGSWDTASSSARRAASQRIVLEMRSSGRGEDDYLMERMRRGIRRKAGGDVDYALAGRRRG
- a CDS encoding holin; this encodes MFTKAFWKATGERSVRTYAQVLVGSLGLDTLGIINANWSEGLALGAGAAVLTVLTAVATSGGPEGPGLTETVSRQ
- a CDS encoding HAD family hydrolase translates to MIRAVIFDVGECLVDETTEYGTWADWLGVPRHTFASVFGAVIAQGRDYRETFQEFRPGFDLYEEREKRAQAGKPEHFGEADLYPDVRDALTTLRADGLWLGIAGNQTVRAGRLLRDLFTNDVDLIGTSDDWGASKPDRAFFDRVAEVVPAEPGEMLYVGDRVDNDIRPAVAAGMHTALVHRGPWATIQWNTEEAQKLPTFRVDSLLELSGEIRQFNARER
- a CDS encoding helix-turn-helix transcriptional regulator; translation: MARPAGNTRLKSARVAAGYHSQQALADALGVGVRQVRRWESDTPPWPQPEVGQDLTRLLGQDLESLGFTSPTGVQVDRGRRNVLAASASAVGLATVPREVSAIQPASVAGHFQAVTRSHRHLYWSVAPATLHPAATAHATLGCALLTETAGHTRRTIAAALAESYLLAGRIEFFDMRDGDRADHTLLLALQAAGEADDPLLGSAVLAHTAFIPAWRADRDIAVERMVAARTYARRGPASAELLAWLDAVEAECETRCGNTRTALHLIRHAEDLLGAGSEHETPEWLDWFSPIRLAAFKGNTELRAGHLPQARTTLLGVLDALDAEEKQRTVVLGDLAAVEAAAGDPEEACGYGIRALDQLERTWYAMGMDRIREVRRALAPHQHERCVRELDDRLYGWSTTVSALAR